The Nitrospira sp. genome includes the window GAGCCAAGCCGGTCTGGCCGACCTGCTCATTCACCCCGCCCACCGCGAACGTGATGTTGACCGAGACCACCGGCGTTTGATGGCGCTCGACCATCAGCACGGTCAGGCCGTTCGCCAGTTTGTGTTCGATCACCCGGTCGGCAAGACTCGGGCCCTCTGCCACCGCTGGAACGAGGTACAGCGTCAGGCTGACGACCAGCCCGAGGCACAACGCCGTGACGCGTGACGCGTCACGTGATCCGTGAAGCAATTCAGCAATCATGTAAATATCTCCATCAGTTGTTCCGGTCGTTCGATGAACCAATCGGGCTCGCACGCCGCCATCTTCTCCCGATTCCCCATTCCATAGCCGACGGCGCAGACCCGAATACCGGCGTTGTGCCCGCCGTTGATGTCGTTGGTACTGTCGCCCACCAAAACGGCTCGCTCTTTAGGGACCTTCACCTGCTCAAGCAGATGCAACAGCATACCAGGCTCCGGTTTCAGGCCAAACCCGTTGTCTCCCCCGACGACCCAGGGGAAATGCCCCGCGCCCAACCCGTTGAGAATGACGCGCGTGTATTCGATCGATTTATTCGTCGCCACGGCTTTGTGCTTATCGGAGAAGTGCTGCAACATCGGCTCGATCCCCGGAAAGAAGACCGTGCGGTCCAGACAATGTTCGAGATAGTGCCCGCGAAAGACGGCGAGGGCCTCGTCGAAACTCACCCGGTTGCTCTCACCGACGGCCAGCCGCAGGAGTTTCTTGACCCCGTCGCCGACGAATCCGAAAATTTCTTCAAGCGGCCGTTCCGGCAGCCCCAACTCGACCAGCGTGAGGTTGACCGAATGGGCGATGTCCCACTTCGACTCGATCAACGTGCCGTCCAAATCAAAAATCAACAAATCAACCGGGGTCTTCGTCATGGTTTGACCTTTCGCAATGTCTCTCCCAGGGCCGCCAGGATGCCGCGCTTCTCGGCATCAGTTTCTTTGACCTCCGCTTCGCGCACCAGGTCGATCATCCGCTTTAACCCGATATGTGGCGGAATCACCGGCTCCACGATCCGCCACTTGCTTCGAACGGCCTTCACGCGAAACCGGACTTCTTCGGTGATCGCTTCAGGCACAAACGCCGCCGTTTCCAAATACACCGAGCCAAGAACCGTAAACGTGGCCGGAATCACCACTTCGAGCTGGTTCACCACTTCCCATTTCCGGTAATCCTCCGGCACCGTGACGTCTTGAATCACCACGACCCGCCCCCACAACGGCTCCTCCGCCCAGTCAATGTAGGGCACCAGCGTTTCGAACGACATGGCGTCCATGCGGGCGCCCTTCTTGTCGAGCGTCACATAGCGCTTCACGACGGCGGTCGGAGATTGATCGAGCGATCCACTCTGGGCAAGCGCCAGCACGGGACTGCACAGCAGGACAAGCAGAGCGATGAGTGCAGATGATCGTCGCATGTGCTGGCGTTTCTCTTGGGTGACGGGCGGGTTCAGCACAATGTTGGCTCCTCGCATGGCGCTCGTCATGCGTCCCTCATGGGCATCACGATGGAGTCGAATCTTTCTGATTTGATATCGCGATCGGATGACAACCCGCCCCGGATTCGTGCTGTGAACAATCCGCTCACATTCTAACCTACGTACTGAGTGACCGCAAAGCGATCATACCTCTCCCGCTGAAGGCGGTTTGACCTCCCCAAAATGCGCATGCTACGGTCGATCGGTCTTTAAGACGGACGAACAGGATTCTCGTCATGCCCTTCCCCCTGATCCGGCGTTTCTCACAATGCCTCGTGACCGCCCTCCTG containing:
- a CDS encoding HAD-IA family hydrolase — encoded protein: MTKTPVDLLIFDLDGTLIESKWDIAHSVNLTLVELGLPERPLEEIFGFVGDGVKKLLRLAVGESNRVSFDEALAVFRGHYLEHCLDRTVFFPGIEPMLQHFSDKHKAVATNKSIEYTRVILNGLGAGHFPWVVGGDNGFGLKPEPGMLLHLLEQVKVPKERAVLVGDSTNDINGGHNAGIRVCAVGYGMGNREKMAACEPDWFIERPEQLMEIFT